In Agromyces sp. SYSU T00194, a genomic segment contains:
- a CDS encoding ABC transporter permease, producing the protein MTTATATPAQATTRHSGGGFRAVLGVQLRTGWKAPVIWVAGLVGGYLATVAAVDGTYPTPEQLATYDATVASDPAMAAINGTPYGADTLGGVAANEFGFIAAIAVPLMGLFLVTRQTRALEETGLLELLRSRAVGRRAPWSAAVLVALVALTLVGAGMAAVLLAYGEPADAAWRYGASMAGLGAVFAGLATFVGQLVRRAAGVTAVGIVVLGGAYLLRAVGDVRDNAWKWLSPLAWQQETRPFTDDPRIWPLLLALGVAAALVVAGLALVGGRDLGAAVVPSRTGPRRAGRFQASTLGLAVRAHVPAGVGWIAGAAVVGVVFGAFTDDIADAVAANPALAGMLGADAADSVNESYAGLTLLILAYMAIGCLVQAIGRLRAEETGGRLEPTLARAVRRSGWLGTHALTAAVLACLVLLAGGAGLAWTSGDRVDGVAAATIAYLPALLVFGGVGMLLLGALPRFTSVLWLFVAYAVFADLLGGTLSMPDQALALSPTHVVGDVPATDVDGAAEAWLGAVAAATALVGLLAFRRRDVPS; encoded by the coding sequence GTGACCACCGCGACCGCGACTCCCGCCCAGGCGACGACCCGCCACTCAGGCGGCGGCTTCCGCGCCGTGCTCGGCGTGCAGCTGCGCACCGGGTGGAAGGCGCCCGTCATCTGGGTGGCCGGGCTCGTGGGCGGCTACCTCGCGACCGTGGCCGCGGTCGACGGCACCTACCCCACGCCCGAGCAGCTCGCGACCTACGACGCGACGGTCGCCTCCGACCCCGCGATGGCCGCGATCAACGGCACGCCCTACGGCGCCGACACCCTCGGCGGCGTCGCGGCGAACGAGTTCGGCTTCATCGCGGCGATCGCGGTGCCGCTCATGGGGCTGTTCCTCGTCACCCGCCAGACCCGGGCGCTCGAGGAGACCGGGCTGCTCGAGCTGCTGCGCTCACGCGCGGTCGGGCGACGCGCGCCCTGGTCGGCAGCGGTGCTCGTCGCGCTGGTGGCGCTGACGTTGGTGGGCGCGGGCATGGCGGCCGTGCTGCTCGCCTACGGGGAACCGGCCGACGCCGCATGGCGCTACGGCGCCTCGATGGCCGGCCTCGGCGCGGTGTTCGCCGGGCTCGCGACGTTCGTCGGCCAGCTCGTGCGCCGGGCCGCCGGGGTGACCGCGGTCGGCATCGTCGTGCTCGGCGGCGCGTACCTGCTGCGCGCGGTCGGCGACGTGCGCGACAACGCATGGAAGTGGCTCTCGCCGCTCGCCTGGCAGCAGGAGACGCGCCCGTTCACCGACGACCCCCGCATCTGGCCGCTGCTGCTGGCGCTCGGCGTGGCGGCGGCCCTCGTCGTCGCCGGGCTCGCGCTCGTCGGCGGACGCGACCTGGGCGCGGCGGTGGTGCCGTCGCGCACGGGTCCGCGGCGCGCGGGCCGGTTCCAGGCGTCCACCCTCGGGCTCGCCGTGCGCGCCCACGTGCCCGCCGGCGTCGGCTGGATCGCCGGCGCCGCCGTGGTGGGCGTCGTGTTCGGCGCGTTCACCGACGACATCGCCGACGCGGTCGCCGCGAACCCCGCGCTCGCCGGCATGCTCGGCGCCGACGCGGCCGATTCCGTGAACGAGTCGTACGCGGGCCTCACGCTGCTGATCCTCGCCTACATGGCGATCGGATGCCTCGTGCAGGCGATCGGCCGCCTTCGCGCCGAGGAGACCGGCGGGCGCCTCGAGCCGACGCTCGCGCGCGCCGTGCGCCGCTCCGGCTGGCTCGGCACGCACGCCCTCACGGCCGCGGTGCTCGCGTGCCTCGTGCTGCTCGCGGGCGGCGCCGGACTCGCCTGGACCTCGGGCGACCGGGTCGACGGGGTGGCCGCGGCGACCATCGCGTACCTGCCGGCGCTGCTGGTCTTCGGCGGTGTCGGGATGCTGCTGCTCGGCGCACTCCCGCGGTTCACGAGCGTGCTCTGGCTGTTCGTCGCCTACGCCGTGTTCGCCGACCTGCTCGGCGGCACGCTCTCCATGCCCGACCAGGCGCTCGCGCTCTCGCCGACGCACGTGGTCGGCGACGTGCCCGCGACCGACGTCGACGGAGCGGCCGAGGCGTGGCTCGGCGCGGTCGCCGCCGCCACGGCGCTCGTCGGGCTCCTGGCGTTCCGCCGTCGCGACGTGCCGAGCTGA
- a CDS encoding PadR family transcriptional regulator translates to MGKQMTELLKGTLEGIVLALLVVRPAYGYEITARLREQGFADIAEGTVYALLVRIEQRGLVDVVKVPSEKGPPRKVYSLNASGRAVLAEFWAGWDFLADRIGHLRPAPGDAPHDDITTDDSITDDEGAR, encoded by the coding sequence GTGGGCAAGCAGATGACCGAGTTGCTCAAGGGCACCCTGGAGGGCATCGTGCTCGCGCTGCTCGTGGTGCGGCCCGCCTACGGGTACGAGATCACCGCACGCCTGCGCGAGCAGGGCTTCGCCGACATCGCCGAGGGCACCGTCTACGCGCTGCTCGTACGCATCGAGCAGCGCGGGCTCGTCGACGTCGTGAAGGTGCCCTCGGAGAAGGGCCCGCCCCGCAAGGTCTACTCGCTGAATGCGTCGGGCCGTGCGGTGCTCGCCGAGTTCTGGGCGGGCTGGGACTTCCTCGCCGACCGCATCGGGCACCTCCGGCCGGCGCCGGGCGATGCGCCGCACGACGACATCACCACCGACGACAGCATCACCGACGACGAAGGAGCGCGCTGA
- a CDS encoding ABC transporter ATP-binding protein — MAEVIEIEGLHKHFGKVRALDGLDLRLREGQVLGFLGPNGAGKSTTIRVVLGLMRKTSGSVRLFGEDPWSHAVRLHRRLAYVPGDVALWPQLTGGQCIDVLASSGPPTDAARRESLIERFDLDPTKRIRDYSKGNRQKVALVAAFAADADLLVLDEPTSGLDPLMEEVFRACVQERAAAGASVLLSSHILSEVDALCQDVAIVRRGRIVRDGSVAELRSLSRTAVHAVTRTPAPELDHPSVSGVERTPVGDGTELSFSVDPAALDDVLPPVLAAGVTALTVRPPSLDELFLSEYEDVG; from the coding sequence ATGGCGGAGGTAATCGAGATCGAGGGGCTGCACAAGCACTTCGGGAAGGTGCGGGCCCTCGACGGCCTCGACCTGCGACTGCGCGAGGGGCAGGTGCTCGGCTTCCTCGGGCCGAACGGCGCCGGCAAGTCGACGACCATACGCGTGGTGCTCGGGCTGATGCGCAAGACCTCCGGCTCGGTGCGCCTGTTCGGCGAGGACCCGTGGTCGCACGCCGTGCGCCTGCACCGCCGCCTCGCGTACGTACCCGGCGACGTGGCGCTCTGGCCGCAGCTCACCGGCGGGCAGTGCATCGACGTGCTCGCCTCGTCGGGGCCGCCGACGGATGCCGCGCGCCGCGAGTCGCTCATCGAGCGATTCGACCTCGACCCCACGAAGCGCATCCGCGACTACTCCAAGGGCAACCGGCAGAAGGTCGCCCTCGTCGCCGCGTTCGCCGCCGACGCCGACCTGCTCGTGCTCGACGAGCCGACCTCGGGACTCGACCCGCTCATGGAGGAGGTCTTCCGCGCGTGCGTGCAGGAGCGCGCGGCGGCGGGCGCATCCGTGCTGCTGTCCAGCCACATCCTGAGCGAGGTCGACGCGCTCTGCCAGGACGTCGCCATCGTGCGCCGCGGCCGCATCGTGCGCGACGGCAGCGTCGCCGAGCTGCGCAGCCTCTCGCGCACCGCCGTGCACGCCGTGACCCGCACGCCCGCACCCGAGCTCGACCACCCGTCGGTGTCGGGCGTCGAGCGCACGCCCGTCGGCGACGGCACGGAGCTGTCGTTCTCGGTCGACCCGGCCGCGCTCGACGACGTGCTGCCGCCCGTGCTCGCCGCAGGCGTGACCGCGCTCACGGTGCGACCGCCGAGCCTCGACGAGCTGTTCCTCAGCGAGTACGAGGACGTCGGGTGA